One window from the genome of Echinicola vietnamensis DSM 17526 encodes:
- a CDS encoding MBG domain-containing protein — translation MKNIYLLTYFKALLLFVVGLMCSYQLYGQTFMENFDDDPAFNVTSKDFTNDGIRYQINGLSSNYTNATSNSTFSLSEDGAADYALQFDKGGSFNINSIVISLGSGQVFSLQSLSFDIIADANITFSTNEGGSKSFPSNGVYSVEQNYDFSSESGFSNITSFTISGGNITVDLDDIVYSIPTANTAPTASSFTASNGPYENLVYTFAASDFGYSDADGTPLNHVLIESVAGTGTLFLDGDNDDTFDGGEAVVGGQQISKASLDAGNLQYIQAGSTNTSFQFEVNDGTDNSSGNYTATLNVTPVPTVTLSVSPTSKYESLATATTVTATLSNSYGMNTTVGLSTGGTATNSVDYSLSNTTITVPAGSTTGSVTLNNIPDALYEMNETIIIDINTVTGGLESGTQQVTYTILDDDPPPNATLEVLDYWNPITNEAGGQAYVRGKLDHVAGVTVTVPLSFSGTATGGGTDYAVTGSTITLSPGELMDSVRVTSLHDGVEEGDETVVIDMETPTNAVESGTQQVTLTIKDANMVAPTGYSVTFDQANINAANQTAASFTFAGAEVGADYAYTFTSSGGGTNVTGSGSVATATDQITGIDLSGLGDGTVTLSVTLTDGFGNTGSVVTDTNTKDTSAPSGYSASMDQANINAANQTAASFTFAGAEVGADYAYTFTSSGGGTNVTGSGSVATATDQITGIDLSGLGDGTVTLSVTLTDGFGNTGSVVTDTNTKDTSAPSGYSASMDQANINAANQSAASFTFAGAEVGADYAYTFTSSGGGTNVTGSGTVATATDQITGIDLSGLGDGTVTLSVTLTDGFGNTGSVVTDTNTKDTSAPSSYSVTFDQANINAANQSAASFTFAGAEVGADYAYTFTSSGGGTNVTGSGTVATATDQITGIDLSGLGDGTVTLSVTLTDGFGNTGSVVTDTNTKDTSAPSGYSVTLDQPIINRANQSAVSFTFSGAEVGTTYDYELSSSGGGTPVSGTGTVSSSSSQVTGINVSVLGDGIVTLSMTLTDSFGNQGASVSDTSTKETNEAPTVSGLSIKGVMTVGETLSADYTFNDADGDAENGTVYQWYRADDNTGTGKSAIPTANNKQYSLQAGDRGKFLSVEVTPGDGQDAGTTVESTLEGPVKADQSITFGGITPKAYGDATFTLGDAQTDQGLEVTYVADDPSMVSINGNQATILNAGTTQITASQSGDQTTNAATPVVRNLTINTATLTVTAEDQSKVYGGVDPALTVTYAGFVNGDDETALGGSLKVSRAMGEDVGDYAITASGYTSPNYTITYTAGTFEITPAALTVTAAEQSKVYGSVDPALTVTYAGFVNGDDETALGGTLTVSRTTGEDVGTYAITAAGYTSPNYTVTYTAGTFEITPAALTVTAEEQSKVYGSADPALTVTYAGFVNGDDETALGGSLTVSRAAGEDVGDYAITASGHTSTNYTINYASGTFEITPAALKVTAEDQSKVYGSMDPALPVTYAGFVNGDDETALGGSLKVTRATGEDVGGYAITASGYTSPNYTITYTAGTFEITPAALTVTAADQSKIYGSADPALTVSYAGFMNGDDETALGGSLTVSRATGEDVGDYAITASGHTSTNYTINYASGTFEITPAALTVTAADQSKVYGSMDPAMTVTYAGFVNGDDETALGGSLTLSRATGEDVGDYTITASGYTSPNYTVTYAAGTFEITPAALTVTAADQAKVYGSMDPALTVTYAGFVNGDDETALGGSLTVSRATGEDVGDYTITASGYTSSNYTINYASGTFEITPAALTVMAADQSKVYGSADPAMTVSYAGFVNGDDETALGGSLTVSRATGEDVGDYAITASGHISTNYTINYASGTFEITPAALTVTAADQAKVYGSADPALTVTYAGFVNGDDAMALGGSLTVSRAAGEDVGDYAITASGYTSTNYTITYAAGTFEITPAALTVMAADQSKVYGSADPAMTVSYAGFVNGDDETALGGSLTVSRATGEDVGDYTITASGYTSSNYTINYASGTFEITPAALTVTAEGQSKVYGSMDPALTVTYAGFVNGDDAMALGGSLTVSRAAGEDVGDYAITASGYTSTNYTINYASGTFEITPAAMTVTVADHSKVYGSVDPAMTVTYAGFVNGDDETALGGSLKVTRATGEDVGDYTITASGYTSMNYTITYTAGTFAIIPAVLTVTANDHVRIFGASDPRFTYQVAGLVNGDGHEIFEGQLERAPGEGVGAYAINKGSLSAGRNYQIQFTSALLTIKAIEVVAFYEQPAVAVAWGTASDQIPLPTEVLVRTRHDEMINLAVEWDRSSINVRSRGSYTVTGELNLPEGVTRTAEGPFQQVVVEAKPAPEDIVLDHDNFVADIGSDQIVVGGLSVIDPVDDQHTLNLVGNAKDNAYFSLSGTALFWSSGEALPGRRTFEVLVAVTDADGNKVEKLFVVNRLRVPLDEVTIYNTFTPNQDGANDTWGVPELQFYTDVRVMVFERSGNRVFFTDDPDEHWEGQFNGKEMAAGTYFWVIEVGETGEVRRGTLNLLRR, via the coding sequence ATGAAGAATATTTACCTACTGACATACTTCAAAGCACTGTTGCTTTTTGTCGTCGGATTGATGTGCTCCTATCAGTTATACGGGCAGACGTTTATGGAAAACTTTGATGACGATCCTGCATTTAACGTGACCAGCAAGGACTTTACAAACGATGGTATCAGGTATCAGATCAATGGATTAAGTTCGAATTATACAAATGCCACTTCAAATTCAACATTTTCATTGTCTGAAGATGGAGCAGCAGATTATGCCCTTCAATTTGACAAAGGAGGTAGTTTTAATATTAACAGTATTGTCATAAGTCTAGGATCTGGGCAGGTTTTTAGTCTCCAATCTTTATCCTTTGATATTATTGCAGATGCAAATATCACTTTTTCAACAAACGAAGGGGGGAGCAAGAGTTTTCCATCCAATGGAGTCTATTCTGTTGAGCAAAATTATGATTTTTCCTCTGAATCCGGCTTTAGCAACATTACAAGCTTTACCATTTCCGGAGGGAATATTACTGTCGATTTGGATGATATTGTTTATAGTATTCCCACCGCAAATACTGCTCCAACGGCTTCCAGTTTCACGGCATCGAATGGGCCTTACGAAAATTTGGTCTATACTTTTGCTGCTTCGGATTTTGGTTATTCGGACGCTGATGGAACCCCCTTGAACCATGTGCTGATCGAATCGGTAGCGGGGACCGGCACCCTCTTTTTGGATGGGGACAATGACGACACCTTTGATGGGGGAGAAGCTGTCGTAGGGGGGCAGCAGATCAGCAAGGCCAGCTTGGATGCCGGAAACTTGCAGTATATCCAAGCCGGTAGCACCAACACTTCCTTTCAGTTTGAAGTAAATGACGGCACGGATAATAGCTCGGGAAACTATACCGCTACTTTGAACGTAACCCCGGTGCCCACGGTGACACTCAGTGTAAGCCCCACTTCCAAATATGAAAGCCTGGCCACAGCGACCACCGTAACCGCGACGCTATCCAATAGTTATGGGATGAACACCACCGTAGGGCTTTCTACTGGAGGGACCGCGACGAATTCGGTAGATTATAGCCTGAGCAATACAACGATCACGGTTCCTGCCGGAAGCACCACGGGTAGCGTGACCTTAAACAATATCCCTGATGCCCTGTACGAGATGAATGAAACGATCATCATCGATATCAATACGGTCACTGGCGGATTGGAGAGTGGTACCCAGCAGGTGACTTATACGATATTGGACGATGATCCTCCACCCAATGCGACCTTGGAAGTGCTGGATTATTGGAATCCCATTACCAATGAAGCAGGAGGACAGGCTTATGTGAGGGGAAAATTGGACCATGTCGCTGGTGTAACGGTGACGGTACCATTGAGCTTCTCAGGTACCGCCACAGGCGGAGGAACGGATTACGCTGTCACGGGTAGTACGATAACCCTCTCTCCAGGAGAGTTGATGGACAGTGTTCGGGTGACTTCCCTTCATGATGGTGTGGAAGAGGGGGATGAAACGGTCGTTATCGATATGGAGACACCCACCAATGCAGTGGAGAGTGGTACCCAGCAGGTAACCCTTACGATCAAGGATGCCAATATGGTCGCACCGACAGGCTATAGCGTGACATTTGACCAAGCCAATATCAATGCTGCCAATCAGACGGCAGCCAGCTTTACCTTTGCGGGTGCAGAGGTGGGTGCTGACTATGCTTATACCTTCACCAGTAGCGGGGGAGGAACAAATGTGACCGGATCAGGAAGCGTTGCCACGGCCACTGATCAAATCACGGGGATCGATCTTAGCGGTTTGGGAGACGGTACCGTTACCCTGTCGGTGACCTTGACGGACGGTTTTGGGAATACAGGATCAGTCGTTACGGACACCAATACGAAAGACACGTCAGCTCCCTCGGGCTATAGTGCAAGCATGGACCAAGCCAATATCAATGCTGCCAATCAGACGGCAGCCAGCTTTACCTTTGCGGGTGCAGAGGTGGGTGCTGACTATGCTTATACCTTCACCAGTAGCGGGGGAGGAACAAATGTGACCGGATCAGGAAGCGTTGCCACGGCCACTGATCAAATCACGGGGATCGACCTTAGCGGTTTGGGAGACGGTACCGTTACCCTGTCGGTGACCTTGACGGACGGTTTTGGGAATACAGGATCAGTCGTTACGGACACCAATACGAAAGATACGTCAGCTCCCTCGGGCTATAGTGCAAGCATGGACCAAGCCAATATCAATGCTGCCAATCAGTCGGCAGCCAGCTTCACCTTTGCCGGTGCCGAGGTGGGCGCTGACTATGCTTATACCTTCACCAGTAGCGGGGGAGGAACAAATGTAACCGGATCGGGAACCGTCGCCACGGCCACTGATCAAATCACGGGGATCGACCTTAGCGGTTTGGGAGACGGTACCGTTACCCTGTCGGTGACCTTGACGGACGGTTTTGGGAATACAGGATCAGTCGTTACGGACACCAATACGAAAGACACATCAGCTCCCTCGAGCTATAGTGTGACATTTGACCAAGCCAATATCAATGCTGCCAATCAGTCGGCAGCCAGCTTTACCTTTGCCGGTGCAGAGGTGGGCGCTGACTATGCTTATACCTTCACCAGTAGCGGAGGAGGAACAAATGTGACCGGATCAGGAACCGTTGCCACGGCCACAGACCAAATCACGGGGATCGACCTTAGCGGTTTGGGAGACGGTACCGTTACCCTGTCGGTGACCTTGACGGACGGTTTTGGGAATACAGGATCAGTCGTTACGGACACCAATACGAAAGACACGTCAGCTCCCTCGGGCTATAGTGTGACATTAGACCAACCCATAATTAATAGGGCAAACCAATCAGCGGTCAGTTTTACTTTTTCCGGAGCAGAGGTGGGGACGACGTATGATTATGAACTCTCCAGTTCAGGTGGAGGAACTCCTGTCAGCGGTACGGGTACTGTTTCTTCCTCCAGCAGTCAGGTAACGGGAATAAATGTCTCTGTCCTTGGTGACGGGATCGTCACCCTGTCAATGACCCTGACAGATTCGTTCGGTAACCAAGGGGCCTCTGTGAGCGATACCAGCACCAAAGAGACCAATGAAGCACCTACAGTCAGTGGGCTTTCCATTAAAGGTGTAATGACGGTGGGAGAAACCTTATCAGCGGATTATACCTTCAATGATGCAGATGGAGATGCCGAAAATGGCACGGTGTACCAATGGTATCGAGCTGACGACAACACGGGAACCGGCAAATCTGCCATTCCGACTGCAAACAATAAACAATACTCTTTACAAGCGGGAGATCGTGGAAAATTCCTTAGTGTTGAGGTGACACCTGGTGATGGCCAAGATGCTGGTACGACGGTTGAAAGTACGTTGGAAGGCCCTGTGAAAGCGGATCAGTCCATTACTTTTGGGGGGATTACTCCAAAAGCATATGGTGATGCGACGTTTACTTTGGGAGATGCACAGACCGATCAAGGCCTTGAGGTGACCTACGTGGCCGATGATCCATCGATGGTCAGCATCAATGGAAACCAGGCCACTATCCTAAATGCGGGGACAACACAAATTACCGCTTCACAAAGTGGTGATCAAACAACGAATGCAGCTACTCCAGTAGTCCGAAATTTAACGATAAATACCGCAACCCTCACGGTGACGGCGGAAGATCAGTCCAAAGTTTACGGCGGCGTGGACCCGGCCCTGACAGTTACCTATGCGGGCTTTGTGAACGGTGACGATGAAACGGCCCTTGGCGGCAGCTTGAAGGTTTCGCGTGCCATGGGCGAGGATGTGGGCGATTATGCGATCACGGCTTCGGGCTATACCTCTCCAAACTATACGATCACTTACACCGCGGGCACTTTTGAAATCACACCTGCCGCATTGACGGTGACGGCAGCAGAGCAGTCTAAAGTCTACGGCAGCGTGGACCCGGCCCTGACAGTTACCTATGCAGGCTTTGTGAACGGCGACGATGAAACGGCTTTGGGCGGCACTTTGACGGTTTCGCGCACCACGGGCGAGGATGTCGGTACTTACGCCATCACAGCAGCTGGTTATACCTCGCCAAACTACACGGTCACTTACACCGCAGGCACTTTTGAAATCACGCCTGCCGCATTGACGGTGACAGCGGAAGAGCAGTCCAAAGTCTACGGCAGCGCAGATCCGGCCCTGACGGTTACCTATGCGGGCTTTGTGAACGGTGATGATGAAACGGCCCTTGGCGGCAGCTTGACGGTTTCGCGGGCTGCTGGTGAGGATGTGGGGGATTATGCGATCACTGCTTCCGGCCATACTTCTACGAATTATACAATCAACTATGCATCGGGCACTTTTGAAATCACGCCTGCTGCCCTGAAGGTGACGGCGGAAGATCAGTCCAAAGTTTATGGCAGTATGGATCCGGCTTTGCCGGTTACCTATGCAGGCTTTGTGAACGGTGATGATGAAACGGCCCTCGGCGGCAGCTTGAAGGTTACGCGCGCCACAGGCGAGGATGTGGGCGGTTATGCGATCACGGCTTCGGGCTATACCTCTCCAAACTATACGATCACTTACACTGCGGGCACTTTTGAAATCACACCTGCTGCCCTGACGGTGACAGCAGCAGATCAGTCCAAAATTTACGGCAGCGCCGATCCGGCTTTGACGGTTTCCTATGCAGGCTTTATGAACGGTGATGATGAAACGGCCCTTGGCGGCAGCTTGACGGTTTCGCGCGCCACGGGCGAGGATGTGGGGGATTATGCGATCACGGCTTCGGGCCATACTTCCACGAACTATACAATTAACTATGCTTCAGGTACTTTTGAAATCACGCCAGCTGCCCTGACGGTGACGGCAGCAGATCAGTCCAAAGTCTACGGCAGCATGGATCCGGCCATGACGGTTACCTATGCGGGCTTTGTGAACGGTGACGATGAAACGGCCCTTGGCGGCAGCTTGACGCTTTCGCGTGCCACGGGTGAGGATGTGGGAGATTACACGATCACGGCTTCGGGTTATACCTCGCCAAACTACACGGTCACTTACGCCGCAGGCACTTTTGAAATCACACCTGCTGCCCTGACGGTGACGGCAGCAGATCAAGCGAAAGTCTACGGCAGCATGGATCCGGCTTTGACGGTTACTTATGCGGGCTTTGTGAACGGTGACGATGAAACGGCCCTTGGCGGCAGCTTGACGGTTTCGCGTGCCACGGGTGAGGATGTGGGCGATTACACGATCACGGCTTCGGGTTATACCTCGTCGAATTATACGATCAACTATGCATCGGGCACTTTTGAAATCACGCCTGCTGCCCTGACGGTGATGGCAGCAGATCAGTCGAAAGTCTACGGCAGCGCAGACCCGGCCATGACGGTTTCCTATGCGGGCTTTGTGAACGGCGATGATGAAACGGCCCTTGGCGGCAGCTTGACGGTTTCGCGCGCCACGGGTGAGGATGTGGGCGATTACGCGATCACAGCTTCCGGCCATATCTCTACGAATTATACGATCAACTATGCATCGGGCACTTTTGAAATCACGCCTGCCGCCCTCACGGTGACGGCAGCAGATCAAGCGAAAGTCTACGGCAGCGCGGATCCGGCTTTGACGGTTACCTATGCAGGCTTTGTAAACGGGGACGATGCAATGGCCCTTGGCGGCAGCTTGACGGTTTCTCGGGCTGCTGGCGAGGATGTGGGGGATTATGCGATCACTGCTTCCGGCTATACTTCTACGAATTACACGATCACTTACGCCGCAGGTACTTTTGAAATCACGCCTGCTGCCCTGACGGTGATGGCAGCAGATCAGTCGAAAGTCTACGGCAGCGCAGACCCGGCCATGACGGTTTCCTATGCGGGCTTTGTGAACGGTGATGATGAAACGGCCCTTGGCGGCAGCTTGACGGTTTCGCGTGCCACGGGTGAGGATGTGGGCGATTACACGATCACGGCTTCGGGTTATACCTCGTCGAATTATACGATCAACTATGCATCGGGCACTTTTGAAATCACGCCTGCCGCCCTCACGGTGACAGCGGAAGGTCAGTCCAAAGTCTATGGCAGCATGGATCCGGCTTTGACGGTTACCTATGCAGGCTTTGTAAACGGGGACGATGCAATGGCCCTTGGCGGCAGCTTGACGGTTTCTCGGGCTGCTGGCGAGGATGTGGGGGATTATGCGATCACTGCTTCCGGCTATACTTCTACGAATTATACAATCAACTATGCTTCAGGTACTTTTGAAATCACGCCTGCCGCTATGACGGTGACGGTAGCAGATCATTCCAAAGTCTACGGCAGCGTTGATCCGGCCATGACGGTTACCTATGCGGGCTTTGTGAACGGTGACGATGAAACTGCCCTTGGCGGCAGCTTGAAGGTTACGCGCGCCACGGGTGAGGATGTGGGCGATTACACGATCACGGCTTCGGGTTATACCTCGATGAATTACACGATCACTTACACTGCGGGTACTTTTGCCATTATCCCTGCAGTTTTGACGGTGACAGCGAATGACCATGTCCGGATTTTTGGGGCCAGTGATCCTAGGTTCACCTATCAGGTGGCTGGACTCGTAAACGGGGACGGGCATGAAATTTTTGAAGGACAATTGGAGCGCGCACCTGGAGAAGGTGTGGGGGCATATGCGATCAACAAGGGAAGTCTATCGGCAGGAAGGAATTACCAAATACAATTCACGAGCGCATTGTTGACCATTAAAGCCATCGAGGTGGTGGCCTTTTATGAACAACCTGCCGTAGCGGTCGCTTGGGGAACGGCATCAGACCAAATCCCTCTTCCGACGGAAGTGCTGGTTCGGACACGCCATGATGAAATGATCAACTTGGCCGTTGAATGGGACCGCTCTTCCATAAACGTGAGGAGCCGGGGAAGCTATACCGTGACAGGAGAGCTGAACTTACCCGAAGGGGTTACCCGTACAGCTGAAGGGCCTTTCCAGCAGGTGGTCGTTGAGGCCAAACCCGCTCCTGAGGACATTGTATTGGACCATGATAATTTTGTCGCTGACATTGGTTCGGATCAAATTGTCGTAGGTGGTCTATCGGTAATCGATCCTGTGGATGATCAGCATACGCTGAACTTGGTGGGCAATGCCAAGGACAATGCCTATTTCAGTTTGTCAGGGACAGCCCTTTTCTGGAGTTCTGGGGAGGCATTGCCGGGCAGGAGGACTTTCGAGGTTCTTGTGGCCGTGACCGATGCAGATGGCAACAAGGTGGAGAAGCTTTTTGTCGTCAATCGCCTGCGGGTGCCACTTGATGAGGTGACGATCTATAACACTTTTACGCCGAACCAAGACGGTGCCAATGATACTTGGGGTGTTCCCGAGCTGCAGTTTTACACTGATGTAAGGGTGATGGTCTTCGAACGTAGCGGAAACCGGGTGTTCTTTACCGATGATCCGGATGAGCATTGGGAGGGGCAATTCAATGGAAAAGAGATGGCGGCAGGAACCTATTTCTGGGTGATAGAAGTGGGTGAAACCGGAGAAGTGAGAAGAGGAACATTAAACTTATTGAGGAGATGA
- a CDS encoding response regulator transcription factor — MEQKIRIALADDERLFRAALGHLLEHTGSYEVVFDVGNGVELTEKLVEAEGGADFPDIILMDLKMPEMNGVETTKVVAKKYPEVKVIALTTHKGKAFILNMLNLGASGYITKDASPEAMLEVVGEVAEKGFFYSNEILQIINGDFHNRTKKNSTSEFDAGFITKREREILLLLCQQYRTQEIAEKLFLSERTVEGHRNNLLSKTNSKNVVGLIVFGLQHEIIDVSDLTDPLND; from the coding sequence ATGGAGCAGAAAATTCGCATAGCATTGGCTGATGATGAACGGCTTTTTAGGGCGGCATTGGGCCACTTGTTGGAGCATACCGGCAGTTATGAGGTGGTTTTTGATGTAGGAAATGGGGTAGAACTGACCGAAAAGCTGGTGGAAGCAGAAGGAGGTGCCGATTTTCCCGATATCATCCTGATGGACCTGAAAATGCCCGAAATGAATGGTGTGGAGACCACCAAGGTCGTGGCCAAAAAATACCCTGAGGTCAAGGTGATCGCGCTGACCACCCATAAGGGCAAAGCCTTTATCCTCAATATGCTAAACCTGGGAGCTTCAGGCTATATTACCAAGGATGCCAGTCCTGAAGCCATGCTGGAAGTGGTCGGGGAAGTAGCGGAAAAGGGGTTTTTCTACAGTAACGAAATCCTGCAGATCATCAATGGAGACTTTCATAACAGGACCAAGAAAAACAGTACATCCGAGTTTGATGCAGGATTTATTACCAAACGTGAGAGGGAAATTCTATTGCTTCTCTGCCAACAGTACAGGACACAGGAAATAGCCGAAAAGCTTTTTCTTAGTGAGCGAACCGTGGAGGGACACCGCAATAACCTTTTGAGCAAGACCAATTCCAAAAATGTGGTGGGATTGATCGTGTTTGGTCTCCAGCATGAGATTATCGATGTTTCCGACCTGACCGATCCGCTGAACGACTGA
- a CDS encoding phage tail protein: MDEYMATVKMFAGNFAPRGWMYCEGQLLAISQYSALFSLLGTTYGGDGRTTFALPDLRGRVPVGPGHGPGLSDHRPGQKGGAETNTLTLANLPSHSHSLAPVSIKASPAQATEQIPGTNGATTIAAPMAAGRPAQGFNSEAPSVSLNAGSQTVSETGRTGGNIPVNNVQPYSCISFIICVQGIFPPRN; the protein is encoded by the coding sequence ATGGACGAGTACATGGCAACCGTAAAAATGTTTGCAGGAAATTTTGCCCCAAGGGGCTGGATGTACTGCGAGGGCCAGCTTTTGGCAATTTCACAATATTCCGCACTGTTTTCTTTATTGGGGACCACCTATGGAGGGGACGGTAGGACGACTTTTGCACTGCCCGACCTGAGGGGAAGGGTGCCTGTAGGTCCTGGACATGGACCAGGATTGTCCGATCATAGACCGGGACAAAAAGGTGGTGCAGAAACCAATACGCTTACCTTGGCCAACTTACCTTCCCACAGCCACTCGTTGGCTCCGGTCTCGATCAAGGCAAGTCCTGCACAGGCTACCGAGCAAATACCAGGAACCAATGGCGCCACGACCATAGCGGCACCCATGGCAGCAGGTAGACCTGCACAAGGGTTTAACAGTGAAGCTCCAAGTGTCTCGCTGAACGCTGGAAGCCAGACAGTTTCAGAGACGGGGAGAACAGGGGGGAATATCCCGGTGAACAATGTCCAGCCCTATTCCTGCATCAGTTTTATCATTTGTGTGCAGGGGATTTTCCCGCCACGAAATTGA
- a CDS encoding sensor histidine kinase, with amino-acid sequence MESTEFVKYILLAIGLVMVMAVVVIVSLELFRKKVIQEKMRNAELKLKHQTELLHTVIRSQEEERRRVSDALHDDIGSKLTTIKLSLHQLKAGEGDGPLPDVLALTEKVVDSTRELSHAYSPVVLEKFGLEAGIEELLDSLPKTENGPKGQLDAFIQDGLLDQEGRLILYRITQELLNNTVKHAEASKVFVNIRIDSKGIDYRYQDNGKGFDDQEVADGIGMLNIQNRVAMMEGVLAIDSKAGKGFILTIKKSF; translated from the coding sequence ATGGAAAGTACGGAATTCGTAAAGTATATTTTGCTGGCCATAGGCTTGGTGATGGTCATGGCCGTCGTGGTAATTGTTTCGCTGGAGCTTTTCAGGAAGAAGGTCATTCAGGAAAAGATGCGCAATGCCGAGCTGAAGCTCAAACACCAAACGGAACTGTTGCATACGGTGATTCGCTCACAAGAGGAAGAACGCCGGAGGGTGTCGGATGCATTGCACGACGATATCGGTTCCAAGTTGACCACGATCAAGCTCAGCTTGCACCAGCTCAAAGCAGGGGAAGGTGATGGGCCCTTGCCCGATGTATTGGCCCTTACCGAAAAGGTGGTGGACAGCACGCGCGAACTCAGCCATGCCTATTCTCCGGTGGTCTTGGAAAAGTTTGGCCTGGAAGCAGGAATCGAAGAATTGCTGGACAGTCTCCCAAAGACTGAAAATGGCCCAAAAGGACAGCTGGACGCTTTCATTCAAGATGGACTGTTGGACCAAGAGGGCAGGTTGATCCTCTACAGGATTACACAGGAACTGCTGAACAATACCGTCAAGCATGCGGAAGCTTCCAAGGTTTTTGTCAACATCCGGATAGATTCCAAGGGGATCGACTATCGCTATCAGGACAATGGAAAGGGCTTCGACGATCAAGAGGTCGCTGACGGTATTGGCATGCTGAACATCCAAAACCGAGTAGCCATGATGGAAGGGGTTTTGGCCATTGATTCCAAAGCGGGAAAAGGTTTTATATTGACGATTAAAAAATCATTTTGA